In Acidimicrobiales bacterium, a single genomic region encodes these proteins:
- a CDS encoding 1,4-dihydroxy-2-naphthoyl-CoA synthase has translation MTTDDSDRTISAIFDPSRWEVVPGFDLTDLTYHRAVDQATVRIAFDRPEVRNAFRPHTVDELFRVLDHARMSSDVGTVLLTGNGPSSSDGGWAFCSGGDQRIRGTDGYRYADGDTAESVDPARTGRLHILEVQRLIRFMPKVVIAVVPGWAAGGGHSLHVVADLTLASRQHAKFKQTDADVASFDGGFGSAYLARQVGQKFAREIFFLGREYDAEQMHAMGAVNEVVEHERLEEAALEWAAAINAKSPMAQRMLKFSFNLIDDGLVGQQVFAGEATRLAYGTDEAREGRDAFLEKRPQDFDDFPYHF, from the coding sequence ATGACGACGGACGATTCGGACCGCACGATTTCAGCGATCTTCGATCCCAGTAGGTGGGAGGTGGTGCCGGGCTTCGACCTGACCGACCTGACCTACCACCGGGCCGTGGACCAGGCCACAGTGCGGATCGCCTTTGATCGGCCAGAGGTGCGGAACGCCTTCCGACCGCACACGGTCGACGAGTTGTTCAGGGTCTTGGACCATGCCCGGATGAGTTCCGACGTGGGCACCGTCCTGTTAACCGGCAACGGTCCGTCCAGCAGTGACGGCGGTTGGGCCTTTTGCTCGGGCGGCGACCAACGGATCCGCGGAACGGACGGTTACCGCTACGCCGACGGAGACACCGCTGAGTCGGTGGATCCCGCGCGCACTGGTCGCCTCCATATTCTCGAAGTGCAACGACTTATCCGGTTCATGCCCAAGGTTGTCATCGCCGTGGTGCCCGGCTGGGCGGCCGGCGGTGGTCACAGCCTCCACGTGGTGGCCGACCTCACTCTGGCCAGTCGGCAGCACGCGAAATTCAAGCAAACCGACGCCGATGTGGCCAGTTTCGACGGTGGCTTCGGATCGGCATACCTGGCACGCCAGGTGGGACAAAAGTTCGCCCGGGAAATTTTCTTCCTCGGTCGGGAATACGACGCGGAGCAAATGCATGCCATGGGCGCCGTCAACGAGGTCGTCGAGCACGAACGACTTGAGGAGGCGGCCCTCGAGTGGGCAGCCGCCATCAACGCAAAGAGTCCGATGGCTCAAAGAATGCTCAAATTCTCGTTCAACCTCATTGATGACGGGCTGGTTGGCCAGCAGGTGTTCGCCGGCGAGGCCACCCGTTTGGCCTACGGCACCGACGAGGCCCGGGAGGGTCGTGACGCCTTCCTGGAGAAGCGCCCCCAGGACTTCGACGACTTCCCGTATCACTTCTGA
- a CDS encoding class I SAM-dependent methyltransferase, with product MATDPLNEDPVAELPVSAAGDVDYPTYFHLLVDVHRRLRPVRYLEIGVNQGHSLGLVRPQTKIVGVDPEPLVTALDHPDWTMVAATSEEFFKSHDVTGLLGGSVDLAFVDGLHHFEVAMADVLAIEPYAHPGTVVLVHDVLPIDAATSTRDRMTAVWSGDVWKAVVLLRENRPDLTVTTLDVGPTGMAVITGFGDQSSTSALAVPDDTWIDAAVSKMMPVTYDDLQAMGLSEALSLAPGTPSALEECLSGFGVP from the coding sequence GTGGCAACGGACCCATTGAACGAAGATCCGGTAGCTGAACTGCCCGTATCGGCAGCCGGAGACGTCGATTATCCGACGTACTTCCACCTCCTGGTCGACGTACACCGACGGTTACGACCAGTCCGCTACCTGGAAATCGGCGTCAATCAGGGACACTCGCTTGGCCTCGTTCGACCCCAGACCAAGATCGTGGGAGTCGACCCAGAACCGCTGGTCACGGCCCTCGACCATCCCGACTGGACGATGGTTGCCGCCACCTCTGAGGAGTTCTTCAAGTCTCACGACGTCACAGGTCTCCTGGGTGGTTCGGTGGACCTGGCGTTCGTTGACGGACTGCATCACTTCGAGGTGGCGATGGCTGATGTTCTGGCCATCGAGCCTTACGCCCATCCGGGAACGGTGGTGCTGGTCCATGACGTCCTGCCGATCGACGCTGCCACGTCCACCCGTGATCGGATGACAGCCGTGTGGAGCGGTGACGTATGGAAGGCGGTCGTGCTCCTCCGGGAGAACCGGCCTGACCTCACGGTCACCACGCTGGACGTAGGGCCAACGGGCATGGCCGTGATCACCGGTTTCGGCGATCAGTCGTCAACCTCGGCATTGGCGGTGCCAGACGACACCTGGATAGATGCAGCGGTGTCGAAGATGATGCCCGTCACTTATGACGATTTACAGGCTATGGGACTGAGTGAAGCTCTAAGTCTGGCGCCGGGCACGCCAAGTGCCCTTGAGGAATGCCTATCCGGTTTTGGGGTGCCCTAG
- a CDS encoding TylF/MycF/NovP-related O-methyltransferase produces the protein MIDGSSALLRRRYLDLMAGCLCRDLFPEMEPDVEIAARSEGRDWPASAETMIGRRRLDNLVDCLTMVLDNDVPGDLMETGVWRGGATVLMRGALAAWGDDNRSVWVADSFRGLPPPDAETWPADKGVDLSEVEALAVSRPEVEASFARYGLLDSQVRFLEGWFADTLPTAPIERLALLRLDGDLYQSTWEALENLYPKLSVGGILIVDDYGAFEPCRQAVEDYRARCNISEVVVPVDWTGVWWQRTH, from the coding sequence ATGATCGATGGGTCGTCCGCTCTTCTTCGTCGTCGTTATCTGGACTTGATGGCCGGCTGTCTGTGTCGGGATTTGTTTCCAGAAATGGAACCCGACGTCGAGATAGCAGCCCGCTCTGAAGGACGCGACTGGCCAGCTTCGGCAGAGACCATGATCGGTCGGCGGCGACTCGACAACCTTGTGGACTGCCTGACCATGGTGCTCGACAACGATGTGCCCGGCGACCTGATGGAGACCGGCGTGTGGCGTGGTGGAGCCACGGTCCTTATGCGAGGTGCCCTGGCCGCATGGGGAGACGACAACCGATCCGTATGGGTGGCCGACTCGTTCCGGGGACTACCGCCACCCGATGCTGAAACTTGGCCGGCAGACAAGGGAGTAGACCTCTCCGAGGTGGAGGCACTGGCCGTTTCGCGACCTGAGGTCGAGGCATCGTTCGCCCGCTACGGACTGTTGGATAGCCAAGTTCGCTTCCTAGAGGGTTGGTTCGCCGACACGCTGCCCACGGCCCCCATCGAGCGCCTCGCCCTGCTGCGGTTAGACGGCGATCTCTACCAGTCAACGTGGGAGGCACTCGAGAACCTGTATCCGAAGCTCTCAGTGGGCGGGATCCTGATCGTGGACGACTACGGGGCGTTCGAACCATGCCGGCAGGCCGTCGAGGACTACCGCGCTAGATGCAACATTTCCGAGGTGGTCGTCCCGGTTGACTGGACGGGCGTCTGGTGGCAACGGACCCATTGA
- a CDS encoding CoA transferase, translated as MAPTSHPLADLRVLDLTDGRGDLCGRLLADFGADVLRIEPPEGVESRRRAPFGPDGSSLHFAVRNSNKRSAVLDLQNPEAVRDRETFLARVADADVVVESWTPGTLDRLGLGPDVLLAANPELVVASLTDFGQTGPDRDLASTDDVVFALSGWQSLSGVPDKPPLLLPGSIASDTVGILGAFAVLVALVHRARGAGGQHLDVSALEAVSQMNTWGLANTSDSLRRGSIPPTVRSGDSPMYPTFDAADGKVRCVIMTRRQWSAMWEWMGSPEAFADDYWADYVNRLMNADVINELYAGHWAGLPMIEGCREAQRRGVVATPLLSPADLLTDEHFAARGTFTTAEVTPGVEAPVFAGSMEIDGVRIGHRQRAPEPGEHKASFDGPRFTMSSPLGPASDLPLRGLRVADLGHGGVGVECGRMLAEYGADVVKVESHAYPDFIRIIMGSEMSSPFASSNRTKRCLGLDLKHPDSLQVIEHLVAWADVIVENNSTGTMAALGIGWNDVHRMNPGAVLMSSQLMGSRGPQAEWSGYGPTIQTTGGLSWLWAFDDGAGPPGSNAIHPDHLAGRLGALGALAAVVGRDRGATGSHVEVAQVEALMATLADEFLAEALNPGSVQPRGNSSPGGAPWGTFPCAGEQRWVVVCVREDKDWEGLCRAMGNPDWARESSLATTKGRMADRARVERLVAEWTAGLDRAEVQNRCQAEGVPAGRVMFCVDQLEDPHLAERGFLMDVDQQGLGPIVLAGPCFTGSGMGPPAIFQAPFIGEHSRRFCTGDLGMDPGHVDVLIQSGALEALD; from the coding sequence ATGGCCCCCACAAGTCATCCGCTCGCCGACCTACGGGTACTCGATCTGACAGATGGTCGGGGCGACCTCTGCGGTCGACTACTAGCCGACTTCGGTGCCGATGTACTACGGATCGAGCCGCCGGAAGGGGTGGAGTCCCGCCGAAGGGCTCCATTTGGCCCGGACGGGTCGTCACTACATTTCGCTGTACGCAACTCCAACAAGCGATCCGCGGTCCTAGACCTGCAGAATCCGGAGGCCGTCCGAGACCGGGAGACCTTCCTGGCCCGAGTTGCGGACGCTGACGTAGTTGTTGAGTCGTGGACACCGGGGACTCTCGACAGACTCGGACTCGGCCCGGACGTCCTCTTGGCTGCAAACCCAGAGCTGGTGGTGGCATCTCTTACCGACTTCGGTCAGACCGGCCCCGACAGGGACCTTGCCTCCACCGATGACGTGGTCTTCGCCCTGTCGGGTTGGCAGTCCCTGAGTGGGGTGCCCGATAAGCCGCCACTCCTGTTGCCTGGATCGATCGCCAGTGACACCGTCGGCATTCTGGGCGCCTTTGCTGTGCTCGTCGCCCTCGTCCATCGGGCCCGAGGAGCCGGCGGGCAACACCTCGACGTGTCGGCTCTGGAGGCGGTGAGCCAGATGAACACCTGGGGTCTGGCCAATACCAGCGACAGTCTCCGAAGGGGGTCGATTCCGCCCACGGTGCGGTCTGGTGACAGCCCGATGTACCCGACCTTCGACGCCGCCGACGGCAAGGTCAGATGCGTCATCATGACGCGACGCCAGTGGTCTGCCATGTGGGAGTGGATGGGTTCACCCGAGGCGTTCGCCGATGACTACTGGGCCGACTACGTCAACCGGCTTATGAACGCCGACGTCATCAATGAGTTGTACGCCGGACACTGGGCCGGGCTGCCCATGATCGAAGGATGCCGCGAAGCCCAACGCCGAGGGGTGGTGGCCACTCCCCTGCTCTCACCGGCTGACCTCCTAACCGATGAACACTTTGCTGCCCGAGGCACCTTCACGACCGCCGAGGTCACCCCTGGAGTAGAAGCACCAGTATTTGCCGGATCCATGGAAATCGACGGAGTTCGTATCGGTCATCGACAGCGGGCCCCCGAACCCGGTGAACACAAGGCGTCCTTCGATGGCCCCCGTTTCACCATGTCCTCGCCACTAGGACCGGCATCGGATCTACCGTTACGGGGCCTACGGGTGGCCGACTTGGGACACGGCGGTGTCGGGGTGGAATGCGGCCGCATGCTTGCCGAATACGGCGCCGACGTGGTCAAGGTCGAAAGCCATGCCTATCCCGACTTCATCCGCATCATCATGGGCAGCGAGATGAGCAGCCCGTTTGCGTCGTCGAATCGGACCAAGCGGTGTCTAGGTCTCGACCTAAAGCACCCGGACTCCCTCCAGGTCATCGAACATCTGGTGGCGTGGGCCGATGTCATCGTGGAAAACAACTCGACGGGCACGATGGCTGCCCTCGGGATCGGTTGGAACGACGTCCATCGGATGAACCCTGGCGCCGTTCTCATGTCCAGCCAGTTGATGGGGTCACGGGGGCCTCAGGCCGAGTGGTCTGGCTACGGTCCCACCATCCAGACGACCGGTGGTCTCAGTTGGTTGTGGGCATTCGACGACGGAGCCGGACCTCCGGGCAGCAACGCGATCCACCCAGATCACTTGGCCGGTCGACTCGGGGCGCTTGGCGCATTGGCCGCGGTAGTCGGTCGGGACCGGGGCGCCACCGGCTCGCACGTGGAGGTCGCTCAAGTCGAGGCGCTCATGGCCACATTGGCCGACGAGTTCCTGGCCGAAGCGCTCAATCCAGGCAGTGTGCAACCCCGGGGGAACTCCTCTCCAGGTGGAGCGCCATGGGGAACCTTTCCCTGTGCCGGTGAACAACGGTGGGTCGTGGTGTGTGTTCGCGAGGACAAGGACTGGGAGGGTCTTTGTCGGGCCATGGGCAACCCGGATTGGGCTCGGGAGTCCTCGTTGGCCACCACTAAGGGACGAATGGCCGACCGGGCACGTGTAGAAAGGCTCGTAGCCGAATGGACGGCTGGTTTAGATCGGGCCGAGGTCCAGAATCGCTGCCAGGCCGAAGGCGTACCGGCCGGCCGGGTGATGTTCTGTGTCGACCAGCTCGAGGATCCGCATCTCGCCGAACGCGGTTTCCTGATGGACGTCGATCAGCAGGGACTGGGACCCATTGTTCTAGCCGGCCCGTGCTTCACTGGGTCGGGCATGGGCCCCCCGGCAATCTTCCAGGCACCATTCATCGGAGAACACAGTCGCCGTTTCTGCACCGGGGATCTAGGAATGGATCCAGGGCATGTCGACGTCCTAATCCAATCAGGAGCCCTTGAGGCCCTTGACTGA
- a CDS encoding peptidoglycan DD-metalloendopeptidase family protein, whose amino-acid sequence MASLLTGTLLVAVPAGAVKDTDSIRDARDRRESAKGLAAEAAEALGLVEAADEQVSDALHALDDAVALQEAKILAARQAIEAAEAEATLRWVQAEEISVEVTDLRQRIRELAVDVYIGRIRPGNLLESDDLTAGVRRAAILDAVTGDRGDLVDRMRALESDLEDVARSADDAIIDAQARQRELESSILVLDRRIAAKENVKGELQSRITDYEAEIRSFERQEYLMAILIDNLIAEELRKSAPDLTKESGQGFIMPMEGRLTSWFGPRMHPIFGTMRQHNGVDIGCVRGQPIWAAKAGKVIFAGMKSGYGNVVLIEHEGPVITLYAHQEDLLVSTGYQIDKGEVLGRCGSTGWSTGPHLHFEVRTGGEPKDPMIVLPG is encoded by the coding sequence ATGGCCTCGTTGTTGACCGGAACGCTCCTGGTGGCCGTGCCGGCCGGAGCGGTCAAGGACACCGATTCCATTCGGGACGCACGGGACCGCAGGGAGTCGGCTAAGGGCCTGGCGGCGGAGGCTGCCGAGGCACTCGGGTTGGTGGAGGCCGCCGACGAGCAGGTTTCGGATGCACTGCACGCCCTTGACGATGCCGTGGCGCTCCAGGAAGCCAAGATCCTCGCGGCGCGGCAGGCCATCGAGGCTGCCGAGGCCGAGGCCACTCTGCGGTGGGTTCAAGCCGAGGAAATCTCCGTCGAGGTGACCGATCTACGACAGCGGATTAGGGAGTTGGCCGTCGACGTCTACATCGGCCGGATCCGCCCCGGCAACCTCCTGGAGTCCGATGACCTGACCGCCGGGGTTCGGCGTGCTGCCATCCTCGATGCGGTGACCGGCGACCGGGGAGATCTGGTGGACCGGATGCGGGCACTGGAGTCCGACCTCGAAGACGTCGCACGGTCCGCCGATGACGCGATCATCGACGCCCAGGCCCGGCAACGCGAGCTTGAATCGTCAATCCTCGTCTTGGATCGAAGGATCGCCGCCAAGGAGAACGTGAAGGGTGAGCTCCAGAGCCGTATTACGGACTATGAGGCCGAGATCAGAAGCTTTGAGCGGCAGGAATACTTGATGGCAATCCTGATCGACAACCTCATCGCCGAGGAACTCCGGAAGTCGGCCCCTGATCTGACCAAGGAGTCAGGCCAGGGGTTCATCATGCCCATGGAGGGCCGCCTGACGTCCTGGTTCGGCCCCCGCATGCACCCAATCTTTGGAACGATGCGTCAGCACAACGGTGTCGACATCGGCTGTGTTCGAGGACAGCCGATCTGGGCCGCTAAGGCGGGCAAGGTGATCTTCGCGGGCATGAAGTCCGGATACGGCAACGTCGTCCTGATCGAGCACGAGGGTCCGGTCATCACGCTGTACGCACATCAGGAGGACCTCCTTGTATCGACGGGCTATCAGATCGATAAGGGGGAGGTGTTGGGAAGGTGCGGCTCAACCGGCTGGTCGACCGGACCCCACCTCCACTTCGAGGTTCGTACTGGTGGCGAGCCCAAGGACCCGATGATCGTGCTCCCAGGCTGA
- a CDS encoding sodium-translocating pyrophosphatase — MDAIPYLAGASAILGLLLAGFFFSNVKAASPGDDRMIFLMTEIQKGARAFLKQEYSWVSIFVVVMALIIGILIAPAAAITYVIGAVLSALAGYIGMTVATMANARTTEAAKSGPGKALPIAFRGGAVMGFSVAGLALLGLMAVYVVFVLALKVDDAFEVVTAYGLGASSIALFSRVGGGIYTKAADVGADLVGKVEAGIPEDDPRNPATIADNVGDNVGDVAGMGADLFESYAGSILAPISLVAFALGLGAEQASAVTNISLLSFPMAIAFAGMIASIIGSFLVKGGTSTDSKALSKALHMGTNVAMGLTVIATFGISYWLFGDNPAFESPLGLAISVIGGLLVGWALGKTAEYYTSDHFAPVKKIAGQTATGPATTILGGISAGMVSVAASVGLLAIGVGVAYWGGEMAFDTIGNLDGGIYGIAVAAIGMLATTGVVVSVDAYGPIADNAGGIAEMAELDPSVREVTDALDSLGNTTAAVAKGFAVGSAALTALALFKSFEFAVAQAGGSLSLDVGQVEVFIGLFLGAMLPFLFAALTIDAVGRAAQEMIEEVRRQFREIPGLREGQPGVNPDSARCVAISTAASLKEMIIPGALAVVVPLVLGFISVDTLGGFLAGALVSGFCLAIFMANAGGAWDNAKKYIEAGALGGKGSDNHKAAVVGDTVGDPFKDTSGPAMNILIKVMTIVSLVFASAFVG; from the coding sequence TTGGACGCCATCCCTTATCTGGCAGGCGCGTCGGCCATTCTCGGCCTTCTGCTCGCCGGATTCTTCTTCAGCAATGTGAAGGCCGCCTCGCCCGGCGATGACCGCATGATCTTCCTGATGACCGAGATTCAGAAGGGTGCCCGGGCCTTCCTGAAGCAGGAATACAGCTGGGTATCGATCTTCGTGGTCGTTATGGCCCTCATCATCGGCATCCTGATCGCTCCGGCCGCTGCCATCACCTACGTAATCGGTGCCGTCCTCTCGGCTCTGGCCGGCTACATCGGTATGACGGTCGCCACCATGGCCAACGCCCGCACGACCGAAGCCGCCAAATCTGGTCCCGGCAAGGCACTCCCCATTGCCTTCCGCGGGGGCGCCGTGATGGGCTTTTCCGTCGCCGGGTTGGCACTGCTGGGCCTCATGGCTGTTTACGTGGTCTTCGTGCTAGCCCTCAAGGTCGACGATGCCTTCGAGGTCGTCACTGCTTACGGCCTTGGAGCCTCGTCCATCGCCCTGTTCTCCCGAGTGGGTGGCGGCATCTACACCAAGGCCGCCGACGTCGGTGCAGACCTTGTGGGCAAGGTGGAAGCAGGCATCCCGGAAGACGACCCCAGAAATCCAGCGACCATTGCTGACAACGTGGGCGACAACGTGGGCGATGTGGCCGGCATGGGTGCCGACCTCTTCGAGAGCTACGCCGGCTCGATCCTTGCTCCAATCTCGTTGGTGGCATTTGCCCTCGGCCTGGGTGCCGAGCAGGCCAGCGCGGTCACCAACATCTCTCTGCTGTCGTTCCCAATGGCCATCGCCTTTGCCGGAATGATCGCCTCGATAATCGGCTCGTTTCTGGTCAAGGGCGGCACGTCGACGGACTCCAAGGCCCTCTCCAAGGCACTCCACATGGGCACCAACGTAGCGATGGGACTCACCGTGATCGCCACGTTCGGCATCTCCTACTGGCTGTTCGGCGACAACCCTGCGTTCGAGTCCCCACTTGGTCTGGCTATCTCTGTGATCGGTGGCCTACTAGTCGGATGGGCTCTAGGGAAGACCGCCGAGTACTACACCTCGGACCACTTCGCTCCCGTGAAGAAGATCGCCGGCCAAACGGCGACTGGACCGGCTACCACCATCCTTGGTGGCATCTCCGCCGGCATGGTCTCGGTGGCCGCATCGGTCGGCCTGCTTGCAATCGGTGTGGGTGTCGCCTACTGGGGTGGCGAAATGGCGTTCGACACCATTGGCAACCTCGACGGCGGGATCTATGGCATCGCCGTGGCCGCCATCGGCATGCTGGCCACCACCGGCGTGGTCGTGTCGGTCGACGCCTATGGGCCGATCGCCGACAACGCCGGTGGCATTGCCGAGATGGCTGAACTGGACCCAAGCGTTCGAGAGGTCACCGATGCCCTGGACTCCCTAGGCAATACCACGGCAGCCGTGGCCAAGGGCTTCGCCGTCGGTTCGGCGGCCCTCACCGCCCTAGCGTTATTCAAGAGTTTTGAGTTCGCCGTAGCCCAGGCGGGTGGTTCCCTCAGCCTTGACGTTGGTCAGGTGGAGGTGTTCATCGGCCTTTTCCTCGGTGCCATGCTTCCGTTCCTATTCGCCGCCCTCACCATCGACGCCGTGGGCCGCGCCGCCCAGGAGATGATCGAAGAAGTCCGTCGACAGTTCCGGGAGATCCCAGGTCTGCGAGAGGGCCAACCGGGCGTTAACCCTGACTCGGCCCGTTGTGTGGCTATCTCGACGGCCGCATCGCTTAAGGAGATGATCATCCCCGGTGCACTCGCTGTAGTGGTGCCCCTCGTTTTGGGCTTTATCAGCGTGGACACGCTCGGGGGCTTCCTCGCCGGCGCCCTCGTCTCCGGCTTCTGCCTAGCCATCTTCATGGCCAACGCCGGTGGCGCCTGGGACAACGCCAAGAAGTACATCGAGGCCGGCGCCCTAGGCGGGAAGGGTTCGGATAACCACAAGGCTGCCGTCGTCGGCGACACCGTGGGTGACCCCTTCAAGGACACATCGGGCCCGGCCATGAACATTCTCATCAAGGTGATGACGATCGTCTCGTTGGTATTCGCCTCGGCCTTTGTCGGCTGA